DNA from Paludisphaera mucosa:
GCGGACGCCCTCCTGCAATTGGGGGCGATCCACGTGCGGACGCATCAGCCCGAGGCGGCGCGACGGGCTTTCCGCCAGTGCCTGGAGCAGGACGGCGGCTCCAAATGGCGGTGGGAGGTCGAGCGGGCCCTGGCCGCGCTCGATAGTCCCGCATCCTAGGCGGTTGGGCTCCTTGGAACGACGCCGGACGAGGCTCGCGGTCCTCGGGAGATCCCGAGAGGACGCGAGCCGCCGTCGTTTGAAGCCGGATCGGGAGCGGCCCCGGGGTCGCGTCGGCGGGCTTGTCGGGATCGGTGGTACGCGTTCGAGCGGCGGGCGCGGGCCGCGCGAAAAGCCGTGCGACGGCGCCGGTCGACTTGAACCGGCGCGGGGCTCCGGGTGTACAATGCACGACAAGAGAGGGCTCGTCGCCGCCAAGAACGTCGGATCGGAGTAGACCGCATGTTTGAACGCTTCACCGATCGTGCTCGCAAGGTGATGCAGCTGGCCAACCAAGAGGCCCAGCGCTTCAACCACGAGTACGTCGGCACGGAACACGTCTTGCTAGGGCTGATCAAGGAAGGCAGCGGGGTGGCCGCCAACGTCTTGAGGAACCTGGACGTCGACCTCCGGAAGATCCGCAACGAGGTCGAGAAGATCGTCCAGGCCGGGCCCGAGATGGTCACGATGGGGAAGCTCCCCCAGACGCCCCGGGCCAAGAAGGTCATCGAGTACGCGATCGAAGAAGCCCGCAACCTGAATCACAATTACGTGGGCACCGAACACCTGCTGCTCGGCCTGTTGCGCGAGCAGGAAGGGGTGGCCGCTCAGGTCTTGATGAACCTGAACCTGAAGTTGGAAGAAGTGCGCGAGGAGGTGCTGAACTTGCTCGGTCACGGTATGGACGCTGGCGGCGAGGGTGAACGCGGCGCCACGTCAAAAGGCAATAAGTCCAAGACCCCGGCCTTGGACTCGTTCGGACGCGACCTGACCGAACTGGCTCGGCAAACCAAGCTCGACCCGGTCATCGGCCGCCAGAATGAAATCGAGCGCGTGATCCAGGTGCTCTCGCGCCGCACCAAGAACAACCCCGTCCTCCTCGGCGAGGCGGGGGTCGGCAAGACGGCCATCGTCGAGGGCCTCGCCCAGCTCATCGTCGACGGCAGCGTCCCCGAGCTGCTCCGCGACCGCCGCATCGTCGTGCTCGACCTGGCGATGATGGTCGCCGGCACGAAGTACCGCGGCCAGTTCGAGGAGCGGATCAAGGCGGTCATGAACGAGGTCCGCCGCGCCAAGAACACGATCCTCTTCATCGACGAGCTGCACACGCTGGTCGGCGCCGGCGGGGCCGAGGGGGCGATCGACGCCTCCAACGTCCTCAAGCCGGCGCTCGCCCGCGGCGAGGTCCAGTGCATCGGCGCGACGACGCTCGACGAGTACCGCAAGTACATCGAGAAGGACGGCGCGCTCGAGCGTCGGTTCCAGACGATCGTCGTCGAGCCCCCCAGCAAGACCGAGGCCCTGGAGATCCTCCGCGGCCTCCGCGACCGCTACGAGGCCCACCACCGCGTCCAGATCACCGACGACGCGCTGGAGGCGGCCGTCGAGCTGTCCGACCGCTACATCACGGGCCGCTGCCTGCCCGACAAGGCCATCGACGTCGTCGACGAGTCGGGCGCCCGCGTCCGCCTCAAGGCGATGACCCGGCCCCCCGACCTGAAGGAGCTCGACGAGCAGATCGAGCGGCTCAATCAGGACAAGGAAGAGGCCGTCGCCAACCAGGACTTCGAGCGGGCCGCCGCGCTCCGCGACCAGGCCGACAAGCTCAAGAAGAAGAAAGAGACGATCACCCGCGAGTGGCGCGAGCGCTCCAAGGAGATCGACGGCACGGTCGACGAAGAGGTGATCGCCGAGGTCGTCAGCAAGATGACCGGCATCCCCCTCACCCGCCTGGAGACCGAGGAGACCGCCCGCCTCCTCCGGATGGAAGAGGAGATCCAGAAGAAGGTCATCTCCCAGAACGAGGCCATCAAGCGGATCAGCGAGGCCGTCCGCCGCAGCCGCGCCGGACTCAAAGATCCCAAGCGGCCCATCGGCAGCTTCATCTTCGCCGGGCCGACCGGCGTGGGTAAGACGCACCTGGCCAAGGCCCTGGCCGAGTTCATGTTCGGCGACGCCGACGCGTTGATCCAGATCGACATGTCGGAGTACATGGAGAAGCACAACGTCTCGCGGCTCATCGGCGCCCCTCCGGGCTACGTGGGCTACGAGGAGGGCGGCCAGCTCACCGAGAAGATCCGCCGGCGCCCCTACGCCGTCGTCCTCCTCGACGAGATCGAGAAGGCCCACCCCGACGTCTACAACATGCTCCTCCAGATCATGGAGGAAGGCCGGCTGACCGACAGCTTCGGCCGCAACGTCGACTTCAAGAACACGATCATCATCATGACCACCAACGCCGGTGCGGAGGTGACGTCGAGCACGAACATCTTCGGGTTCGACCGCGGTCGTGACGAGGCCGGCAGCTACGAGGAGATGAAGGAGCGGCTCAAGGTCGCCATCGAGAAGTACTTCCGGCCCGAGTTCCTGAACCGGCTGGACGACGTCATCGTCTTCCACTCGCTGACCCAGCCGGACCTGAAGCGGATCGTCGACATCGAGCTGGCGAAGATCCGCGGCCGCATGGCCGACCGCGGGCTGGAGCTGGTCCTGACCGACGCCGCCAAGGAACTGATCATCGCCAAGGGCTACAACCCCGACTACGGGGCCCGGCCGCTCCGCCGCGCGATCGAGAACATGATCGAGAACCCCATGTCGGAGGAGATCCTGCGAGGGACCTTCAGCGGCAAGAATCTGATCATGGTCGACGTCGAGGGCGACGAGATCAAGAAGCTCAAGTTCGACGCCGTCAAGAAGGGCGACGAGCCCAAGGGCCAGGAACTCGCCGCGGTCGGCGGCGACGCCTGACCCGACTCGATCCGCCCCCGGGGCGGCGTGAGCAAAGCGACGATCCAGCAGAGAGGGGGGCTTCGGCCCCCCTCTTTCGCGTCTCGATTCGGCCCTGGGCGCGCCCAATCTCGTCGAGCGTCGCGTGGACCCCAGCGTGCTTGCGCAACCAGACGGCGGCCGCCGAATCATCCGCGCGAAGAGCATCCTTTCGATCGAGATCGCACCCGAGGAGGCAGCTCACTCCTCGTAGAACTGGCCGAGGCAGGAGTCGACCGCGTCGGGAGCCATCGATCGCACCTCGTCCTCCTCGACGAGCTTGCCGTTCGCGGAGGCCGCGAAGGTCGCGGCGGTCCGCTCATCCTTCTCGGCCTGCTGCTTGGCCTTCACCTTGGCGGCGTTCGGGGCCTCGTTCCACAGCTTGTCGGCGACCACCACGAACGCCGGCACGAGGATCGGCCGCACCAGGAAGGTGTCGAGCAGCACGCCCAGGCCCAGCGAGAAGCCAAGCTCGCGGAGCGACGTCAGGCTCCCCGTCAGCATCGAGCCGAACGTGCCCGCCATGATCAGGCCGCACGAGCTGATGATGCCGCCCGTATGCGCGACCGCCCGGCGCGTCCCTTCGACGGCCCCGTGCTTCGCTTCCTCCTCGATCACGCGCGCCATCAGCAGGATGTTGTAGTCCTCGCCGACCGCCACCAGGATCACGAAGAGGAAGAAGCCCACGGTCCAGTCGAGGCCGCCCCAGGGTTCGGTGCCGTGGTGCATGCCCTTGAAGACCAGCTCGGTGATCCCCAGGGAGGCCAGGTAGCCCAAAA
Protein-coding regions in this window:
- a CDS encoding ATP-dependent Clp protease ATP-binding subunit, which translates into the protein MFERFTDRARKVMQLANQEAQRFNHEYVGTEHVLLGLIKEGSGVAANVLRNLDVDLRKIRNEVEKIVQAGPEMVTMGKLPQTPRAKKVIEYAIEEARNLNHNYVGTEHLLLGLLREQEGVAAQVLMNLNLKLEEVREEVLNLLGHGMDAGGEGERGATSKGNKSKTPALDSFGRDLTELARQTKLDPVIGRQNEIERVIQVLSRRTKNNPVLLGEAGVGKTAIVEGLAQLIVDGSVPELLRDRRIVVLDLAMMVAGTKYRGQFEERIKAVMNEVRRAKNTILFIDELHTLVGAGGAEGAIDASNVLKPALARGEVQCIGATTLDEYRKYIEKDGALERRFQTIVVEPPSKTEALEILRGLRDRYEAHHRVQITDDALEAAVELSDRYITGRCLPDKAIDVVDESGARVRLKAMTRPPDLKELDEQIERLNQDKEEAVANQDFERAAALRDQADKLKKKKETITREWRERSKEIDGTVDEEVIAEVVSKMTGIPLTRLETEETARLLRMEEEIQKKVISQNEAIKRISEAVRRSRAGLKDPKRPIGSFIFAGPTGVGKTHLAKALAEFMFGDADALIQIDMSEYMEKHNVSRLIGAPPGYVGYEEGGQLTEKIRRRPYAVVLLDEIEKAHPDVYNMLLQIMEEGRLTDSFGRNVDFKNTIIIMTTNAGAEVTSSTNIFGFDRGRDEAGSYEEMKERLKVAIEKYFRPEFLNRLDDVIVFHSLTQPDLKRIVDIELAKIRGRMADRGLELVLTDAAKELIIAKGYNPDYGARPLRRAIENMIENPMSEEILRGTFSGKNLIMVDVEGDEIKKLKFDAVKKGDEPKGQELAAVGGDA